Genomic window (Lujinxingia vulgaris):
CTCTTCGAGGCTTTTGAGCAGGCTGATGCCCAGCTCATGGGTGGCCGGATCGGCGGCCACCTCCGCGCGCAGCTGGCTCATCTCTCCGAGGCTGGGAAAGGCTTTGTCGAGCGCCGGCAGCGCGTCAGCCAGCTCCGCCATCGCGCCCACGAGCTGCGCGAGCTCGGTGTCGGGAAGGCGCCAGTCGCGCTCCTCGTCGGTGAGGGGGCCCAGCGTCTGGCGGCCCAGCTCCACCAGCGCGCCCGAGGCGCTTCTGGCGGCAAAGAGCGTGGGAATCCAGGCCGCAACGCGCGCCTCCAGCCGGGGCACCCGCTCCACCGCCCCCCACACCGAGGACATCCAGTCGCCCAACCCGCCAGATTTTGAGTCTTTTGCCACCTTCTCCTCCAACCCTTCGCCATCGCCCCGGGGTCATCCACGATCAGGGGCAAAGCTCCAAAAACTCCGGATCCTTACCATTGCCTTCTTAAGTGCGCTCACCATCGGACAGCGCCCCCCGCTTTGACAAGGGGCTCGCCGCCAGCAGCGCGCTCGCCAGCAGACTCAGTCGCGGCAGAGCGTGCCCAGGCTGAACTGCAGGTAATCCCCCTCCGGGAAGGCCGCCAGCGTGGGGTGATCGACATCGGCCCCAAAGGTGCCCGTGAGCACGAGCTCGGCGCCGGCGCGCTGGCTGGCCGCCGAGACGATGTTCAAAAAACGCCCCCGGTCGATGTGGCTGCTGCATGAGGCGAGGGCAATGGTAGAACCGGTGGGCATGACCTCAATCAATTTTTGGAAAATTCGCGTGTAGGCCTCGGTCGCCCGCGGCACGTCGCTGTGGCGGTGGGCGAAGCTGGGCGGATCGCAGACGGCGACCTCAAAGGGGGCGCGCTCCGCGTCGAATTGCTCCAGGTACTCAAAGGCGTCGCAGGCCTCGAAGCCGTGGGCCGGCGCCGGGATGTGGTTGCGCTCAAAGTTGCGCCGGGCGTCGGCGATCGCCGGCGCCGCCAGATCCACGGTGGTCGTGCGCGCCGCCCCGCGGGCCGCGGCCGCCAGCGAAAACGCCCCGGTGTAGCCAAAAAGATTGAGCAGCCGGCGCCCCACACACAACTCGGCCAGGCGGCGGCGGTTGGCGCGCTGATCGAGGAAAAAGCCCGTCTTCTGCCCCTCCATCGGGTCGACCACGTAGGTCAGCCCGCCCTCCACAAATGTCGTCTCCGCGGGGGCCTCGCACTCCCACCACTCCGCGCGCGGGAGCTTGCCGCGGTGGAGATTCGAGCGTTTGATCGCCCAGTGTTTGATGGGCAGGAGCTTACTGATCGTCTGGCGCGCGGGCTTGAGCCAGCGCTCGGCGGCCAGCCCGTCGGGGCGCAGCACGGCCACATCGCCATAGATATCGCACACCAGCCCCGGTACCCGGTCGCCCTCTCCGTTGAGCAGGCGAAAGCCGTTGGTATCGGCCGTGGGAAAGGGCCGGCGCTTGATCGCCTGGCGGATGCGCTGGTCGAGCAGGCGGTTGTCGAGCTCCGTCTGGGGGTTGCGCGTCCACAGGCGCACGCGGATGGGCGACTGCGGATCGATAATACCTCGTCCCAGCCAGTCGCCGTGCATGTCGTAGACGTCGACGGCGTCGCCGGCCTCAAGCTCGGGGTGGCGGAGCGCGTCTTCGAAAATCCAGGGGTGCCCGGCGCGCAGGACATTTTCCAGGGGTTGGGTCAGATCGACGCGGGGGTAATAACGCATAACTCAAAAAACTCGGAAAAAAGGGCAGATCGGGGTGGGGGCGTTTCTGGCAAGAGCGTTCCTGGCGAGAGCATGCCCCAGGTTGCCTGCGGGCGCCACCGCCGCCGGCCGCTGCCGCCTCCTGACGCTTTGGGGCGCCGGAGTTGACGACTCGCCATCAAACGAAGGCGCCCCCGGGCGCCCGATTTATCGAGGCCACCCCAGGGGAGGGCGCCTCGGGGCACCAGATTTGCAAAATGGCGATGAAGCGAGCGTGACCCGGGACGCCTCGGCTGGCGAAGCGCCATGAACCGACCGTGTCCGCGGACGGCCCCCCGGGGGGGAGGACCATGAACCCACCGCGTCCCGGGACGCCTCGGCTGGCGAAGCGCCATGAAGGGACCGTGACCCGGGACGGCTCCGCTGAGGTCTTCGCCTGATTTGAGGCGTACGCGGACGGCGTTCCGGGGGGTAGGACCATGAAGCGAGCGTAACCCGGGACGGCTCCGACGAGGTTGCCACCTGATTTGAGGCGTTCGCGGACGGAAGGGGAGGGGGTTCAGCCCCCGAAAAGGGTATGCCCTGGCGAGTTATAACGCGCCGACAGCCCGGGCAGGGCCGCCGGCGAGCATGGCGGGTGGCGTTCGGAAAAGATCAGTGGAGTGTGGGAGCGGGCAAAAAGGCGGTGATGGCGTGCTGGTCGCAGATCACATCCACATCGAACTCGGCGACAACCTCGGGCACCCGCGTGAGGTGCTCGTCCTGCTCCACGCGGCCCACGAGCATCGGCCAGAAAGGGCCATCGTAGGCAGTGTTGGGGTCGTCGGCACCGCCGATACTCAGCTCTACGCCGGGGTGCTCGGCACGTGCTCGCCGCGCGTTGAGCTCAAGGCGGCTGGCCTGCGGCCAGCGCATCAGGGCGTTGGCCACCAGATCGGCCACCAGCTGCCCGACACGCGAGGGATGGGCGCGCAGAATGGGCAGATCCTCCTCGGCGTTCACCACCAGCTTTGGACCGGGGGAGAGGGTCTGGCTCAAGACGCGCTGCTGGCGCTCCAGCAGCTCGTTGAGGTCGGTCTCGGTGGGGGGCAGCCCGTCGAGGGAGGTCAGCAGCTGCAGCGCGTCGACCAGGGCGATGCCGCGGCGACAGGCCTTAAGCGCGCGTTCGAGCTGCTGGCCGTGCGCATCATCCTCGACCTGGTGACGCACCAGATCCACATAACTCGCCGCCACCGTAAACACGTTGTTGAAGTCGTGGGCGATGGCCTGGGCCATGCGGCTCTGCAGCTCGGCGCGGCTGAAAGGCTGGGGCGGCACAAGCTCGTTGAGCATGGCCAGGTAGCCCGGCTCCCCCTCGTCGTCACGCTCCAGGGGGATCAGGCGCAGCCGGGCGGCGCGCATCGGAGTGCCGGAGGCGTGCAGGTAAGTCAGGGCGCGATCGACAAAGTCGCAGCCCCCCTTTGCCAGGCGGCGGCTGGCCCTGGCGAGCTGGCGAGCGCCCTCCGGGGTGAGGAGCTCGGCGTGCGGGGGGCTGGGGTTCGAGAGGCCCAGCAGGTCGACCAGCGCCGGGTTGCAGACCCCGGGGGAGCCTTGAGCGTCGACGAGATGCATCGGCCAGGGCGCGCCCAGAAAAAAGGCGGAGAAGGCCTCCGCGGAGCGGGGCAGGGCGACAGCGGGAGCATGGCGCATGGAGAGCCTCGGAGGTCAGGGGCCGCACGGCGTGGCGATCGGCACAATCCCTCTAAAGCTAAGCACTTATTCTGGGGCGGTCGACGCGTCTTGAGGCTCCAGCGTCTGGCGAGCGCCGAAGTCGTCTTCGATGGAGAGCAGGCGCACCTGCCCGTTTTCAGCCACCTCCCAGCGGGAGCGGTGGAAGTGGCGCCCGCGCACGTAGCGCCCCTCGAGCTCGTGGAAGTCGAAGGCCTCCTCGTACATGCGCTGTTTGACGGCCTCGATCTCCACGATCACCGGCCCCTCGCCAGCAGGCGCTTCGTCCTCCCAACTCAGCCCCAGCTCAAGCGACTCGCCAGGCAAGATGCGGTTGTCGCTCTTGAGCTTGATCTCGGGCCACCACTCAAAGATGGCGCCGATGCGCAGCGCTTCGCGGGCAAGCTCCCGGCCATCGGGGGTGATGACGCGGGCGCTCACGTCGACGTGGCGCTCCGGATCGCCGGTGGGAAAACGGTGGCCGGCCTTATCGTTGAGCACCACCACCCGGGCGTCGGCGCAGCCGTCGCCGGCGCAGTCGTCGGCGGGGCCTTCCAGGTAAATCGAGGCGCCGGAGCCGAAGATCTCGCGCAACGGCGCGATCTCCGCCTCATATTCGGGCTTTTTGGGGATGAGCGAGCCGCCAAACCAGTGGTGGCGGGTCTTACGCACGGGCACATCGTAGTTCCCGGCGATCTTTCGCTCGGTCTGGGGCATGTGGCAGTCCTGGCAGTGTTGCTGCTGCTCGGCGAACTCGCTCTCGGACCACTCGGCGCCGGTGGTGAAAAAACAGCCTAAGTTTTGCTCGGGGAAGAGCGCCTCGGCCTGGTGGCAGCGCACGCAGTTTTCCTCGTCGAGCAGGTGATCGCCTCTGGCCACAGGGTGGGGCGCGGCCTCGGAGTCGCCGCGGGGGCCGAGCACCACGCCATCCTGCACATGGCAGGTGGCGCAGGTGATGGCGTCGAGCTGCAATTCGGCGTCAAAGACGGGGTTATCGACGTAGATCGGTTTGGCGATGTCGCCGTCTTCCAGCCCCACCACCAGCTTTTCGAGCTGGTTGACCAGCGGGGTGTGGCAGTTGACGCACATCCAGCTCACGTCGTGGCGCTCGGCGCCGGGCTCGTTGTGGTCGCCGCGGGATTTTGCGAGCTCCTCCATGAACTGGGCGTCGTCGAGCCAGGCGCGGCGGTGGGTGGAGAGCTGCCACTCGGCATAGATCTCGGCGTGGCAGGCCCCGCAGGTCTCGGCGCGCAGATCGGGGAGCCCCTCGGGCACGGGGGTGTAGGGGTGGGGGCGCTCGTAGAGGGGGCGGCTCTCGTAGAAAGCCTCGGCGGCGGCCAGGGCCTCTGCTGGCGAGAGGTTTTCAAGCCTGTCGGGGGCGACAGCCGGAGCGCCGGGGGCGGGCACAGGCTCGATGTTGAGCGCGGCGATCACCCCGAAGACGATCACGGCCAGCGCGATCAAAAGGGGCTTTGCGCCCGGTCGACGTGCAGACATCAGCGGCTCAGTGCGGCAACTTTAACTAAGAGACGCTCGTGGAGATGAGCGTTGGAAGGGTGGGGCATAGGAAGGGTGGGGCATAAGCGGTGCAGCAGAAACGATGGGTTGCTTAACGCGACTTACGCTCTAGATCGCGGTGGCGGGTCGAAACATTCCAGCCCCGGTTGGCGAGCCGCTGCGTGATCGTCTCGGCGATCGCCACCGAGCGGTGCTGCCCGCCGGTGCATCCGATGCCGATGGTCAGGTAGCTCTTACCCTCGCGCTCGTAGAGAGGCAGCGTGAACTCGGCCATCTGCTGAAAGAGCCCCAGGAAGGTCACCGCCTCGCTCAACCCCAGCACATACTGCTGCACATCGGCATCAAGCCCGGTTTTGGGGCGCAGCTCTTCGACAAAATACGGGTTGGGCAGAAAGCGCAGATCGAAGACCAGATCGCACTCAATGGGCAGCCCGTACTTGAAGCCGAAGCTCAGCACCGAGATCGAGAAGGGCGGGGGGGCATCATCGCTGAAGCGCTCCTGAATCAGGGCCTTGAGCGTGTGCACGGTGTGCGTGGAGGTATCGACGACCACATCGGCGCGGGCGCGGATATCGTCGAGAGACTCCCGCTCCAGCCGAATGCCCTCGGGCACGTTACGCGCCTCACTCACAGGATGGCGGCGGCGAGTCTCGCTGAAGCGGCGCACGAGCACATCGTCGGTGGCCTCCAGAAAGACCACCTGCACGTCGATCCCCTCGTCGCGAAGCTGGTTGAGCGTGGCGTTGGCCTGATCGAGGTGCACGTGGTCGCGGGTGTCGACCACAAAGGCCAGCCGGCGCCACTCCTGGCGCGAAGGCCCGCTCTGCGCGAGCTCCAGCACCTTGGGCAAGAGCGGCACCGGCAGGTTATCAATGCAGAAGTACCCCAGGTCTTCGAGGGCGCGGATCGCGGTGGATTTGCCCGAGCCGCTTAGCCCGGTCACGATCACCACGCGCGGCGCTCCGGCGCCCGGTTCACTGCGTTCGTCGAGCTCCTCGGACATGACCCAAACCTTTGCGATGTAGAAGGTTATTCTTTGAGAACTTCGACCATCACACACGTGGTGTTGTCGGTACCGCCGTTGTTGTTGGCCGCCTCGATGAGCTTATCGATGCAGACCTCCAGGTTGTCGCGGTTATCCACCATGATCTGACGGATGGTCTTGTCGTTGATCATGCCGTTGAGGCCGTCACTGCACAGCAGGTAGAGATCCTTGTGCTGAGGCTCCTCGTGGCAGACATCGACCTGGACGGTCTCCTTCATGCCCAGCGCACGCACGATGACGTTTTTATGCGGGAAGTTCTCGATCTCTTCTTCGGTGAGATCTTTCATCTTGATGTAGTCATTGAGCAGCGAATGGTCTTCGGTGACCTGATGCAGCTCCTCGCCGCGCAGCCGGTAGACGCGGCTGTCGCCGACGTGACCCACGTAGATGGTCTCCCCGCAGATGCACAGCGCGACGACGGTGGTGCCCATGCCGTGGTGCTTGCTCGGGTCGTTTTTGGCCGTCTCGAAGATACGCAGGTTGGCCAGTTTGATGCTGGCGCCCAGGCGGTTTTCCTCGTAGGTACGCCCCTTCTCCATCTTATAGGGCCAGGTCAGATCTTCATCTTTGCTGGTCTCCTGGAAGAACTCGGCGATGGTGTCGACGGCCAGCTGTGAGGCGACCTCGCCACTGGCGTGCCCTCCCATGCCGTCGGCGACGATGTAGAGGTTCTCCTCAGGCACAAGACGAAGGTTGTCTTCGTTATGGCCCCGCTTCATCCCGACGTGGGTGTTTCCAGCGTATCGCAGTTTGATCGGCACGGTCTTGACCCCGTTTGACGGCAGCGCGCGGTGGGTGTGGCCTGGCTCAGGGCACGGCGCGTGGCGCAGTGATTCAAGTCGTCTTCTGGCAGGTTTCGCTCCCGGCTGGAGCGGTTGACGATGGGCGACACCAGGGCGTGTTCAAAGCCGGCATTTTTTCGCCGGCGAGGTGGTCCAAAGGTGCGCCACCGGCCGCCGCCGCATCATCATGGATCGGCGTTACAATACTTGGAGGGGGGCCATCGGGCAAGGAAGATGCGGGTTGGCGCTGCGGGCTGGCGAGGCGTTTCCAAAGTGTCACCGCGGCGGGCCCCGATGCGCTTGAAGCGCGCGCTACGAGAGCGGTACAACGAGCTGCAGTCCGAAGCTCAGCGAACCCCGGGAGTTGGTATGAAGATTCTTTATGGCGTGGTCGGCGAGGGCATGGGTCACGCGATGCGCAGCGGCGTGGTGTTGGCCTGGCTTCTGGAGCAGGGCCACCAGGTGCAGGTCGTCGCCTCCGGGCGCGCCCACGATTATCTCAAAGCGCGCGTGCCCGAGGTCGACCAGATCTGGGGGCTGACCATGGCCATGGAGAATAACGAGGTGCGCCGGCTGGCTACCGCCGTTGATAACCTGCGCGGGGCGATGGAGGGCTGGCCGTCCAACGTGCGCCGCTACTTCGAGATGGCCGCAAAGTTTGAGCCGGATCTTGTGATCAGCGACTTCGAGAGCTGGAGCTGGCTCTTTGCCAAAGTTCATCGCATTCCGCTGATCTGCATCGATAACATTCAGCTCATCAACCGCTGCTGGCACGAAGACCACATCATTGGCGAGGAGATGAACGCGTTTCTGCTGGCCAAGTCGATCGTGAAGGCCAAATGCCCGCGGGCGGCGCATTACGTGATCACGACCTTTGTGGAGCCGAAGGTGCGCAAAAAACGCACGTCGCTGGTGCCGCCGATCTTACGCCCGGAGCTCCTCAACGCGCGGCCCTCAGAAGGGGAACACCTGCTCGTCTACCAGACCTCCCCGAGCTTTTCGGATCTTCCACGCATGCTCGCCGGGCTCACGCGTCCGGTCTACATTTACGGGCTTCGCCGCGATATCAAAGAAGATCAACGCCACGGCAACCTCACCTTTCGGCCCTTTAGTGAGACGCAGTTTGTCGAGGACCTGGCGAGCTGTGCCGGCGTCATCGGCTCGGCGGGCTTTACGCTGATGGGGGAGGCACTGCACCTGCGCAAACCCTACCTGGCCACGCCGGTGGGCGGGCAGTTTGAGCAGCTGCTTAACGCGCGCTACCTCAAAGACCTGGGCTACGGCACGTACACTCAGCGGATGGGACCGACCGACCTGGTGGATTTTGTTGATGATTTGCCCCGCTACCGCGAGGCGCTGCAGAGCTACGAGCCGCGCGATAACAGAGCGCTTTTTGAGCGGCTCGAAGAGCTCTTCGATCAAGCGGAGGCCGGGCTTTTGCGGTCGCGGCGGGTGCGTTGGCTGGGGTGGGAAGCGCCGCAGTGAGACGCGGGCGGGCGCTGCGGCTCAGCGCGCGGCGGCGCCGGCGCTGATCTGCTCAAAGCAGAGGGTCTCGACCCGGCGATCGACCGCGCAGATGGCGGTCGGCGTGCTGCCGTCGGCAAAGAGCAGGGCGAGCACATCGAGGTGGCGCGTGGGCAGGGTCATCAGCTTGCGCCCGGTGGGGATCTGGAAAAGCGCCAGGGTGTGGTTGGCGAGCGCGGCGGCCAGCAGGTAGTTGTCTGGCGAGAGGGCCATGGCGGTCACGGGCGCTTCGGTGCGGAACTGGGCGGTGGGCTGTCGGGGTGAGCCCAGCGAGAGGATCTCCACGCTGTTGTCGCGTCGGCTGATCGCGGCGGTGTCGCCGCCGGCGCCCAGCGCCACACACCGCACCGCCTCGCCATTTCGCACGCGCGTCCACTCGCTGGAGCTCGAGCGCCCGGGTTGATGCGCGTAGACCCGCCCGGAGGTCGAGCCGGCGATCACGCTTTTGGTGCCCGGGCTCACCGCGATCGAGGCGATCGAGGCGCGGCGAACATCTTGAAAAAGGGTGCGCGTCTGCGCCTTGTCGAGCGAGGTGCGCGAGATGGAGCCGTCGCGATGGCCGGCGAAGATCGCATCTTCGCCCAGGGCGAGCGCAGTCACGCGCGAGGCGGTCGCCACCGCCAGGGGGCGCGGGCTGCTTGCGCCGGCGTCAAAGAGCATGGCCTCGTGGGGAGCGCCCTCAAGGATCACAAAACTTCCGCCGCTGTGGGCGCTTGCCACCACCTCAGCCGGGCTCACCCGAAGGGTGTGCAGCGCGCCAGGCACGGCCGTGGCCGAGCTGCTCTCGTGCGGGGCGTAGCGCACCTGGGCGGGGATGGCCTTAAGCCCTTCGTGATGCTGCGGGGTGTCGATGCGCGAGAAGACCGGGGTGTGCGCGGGCTGACGCTTGCCAAAGGCCTGCAGGGTGGCCGCGCTGGTGTGCTCCTCTCGCCCGAAGCCGTGCGGCTCGGCGGCTTCGGCCGGCGGGGCGGCCACTGAGGCGTCGGAGGTGGCCGCGGCTTCGGCGCTGGAGGCCACCGTGGCTTTGGTCGCCCCGAACACCCCGGAGGGCGGTGTCATGCGCCCTGAGCCCACCTGTGAGGATGAGGTCGCCTCGGAGGAGAGCTGCGAGTTGGCAAAGGTGTCCAGCGCGGCGATCACCTCGGAGAGGTCATTGGGGCGCTCGGAGGGCTCTTTGGCCAGCATACGCGCGACCAGGCGCTCCAGCTCCTCGGGGAAGACACGCCCGGGGTGCGCCTCGCTTAAGCGCGGCGGCTTCTGGCGCACGTGCATGCGCAGCACGCTGTAGACGTTGTTGGAGATAAAGGGCGGCTTGCCCGTGAGCATAAAGAAGAGAATCGCGCCCAGGCTGTAGATGTCGCTGCGCCGGTCGACGGTCTTGGCCATCGCCTGCTCGGGGCTGGCGTAGAGCGGCGTGCCGATGAACCCGTGGGTCATGCTCACACCGGAGTCGTCGGTCAGGCGCACGATGCCAAAGTCGAGGATGTGCATGAAGTCGTCGCCGGCCGGCAGGCGCTCGACCATCATGTTTTCCGGCTTGAGATCGCGGTGGATCATGCCGGCCTGGTGCGCCTCATAAAGACCGTTGGCGATCTGGCGCAGGAGCGCGCAGGCGCGCTGCACGCTGAGCGGGCCCTGACGAATCACCAGATCCTCGAGCGTCATCCCCGAGATCAGGTCCATGATCGCGGCGACGTACGAGCCCTTCAGGTCGAGGATCTCGTAGAAGGAGACGATGTGCGGGTTGCGAAGTCGGCTCAGCGCCTCGACTTCGCGGTTGAGGCGCTCGATGATCTGGTCGGCCTGACCTTTGTCGGTCGAAATGATCTTGATGGCGAAGTGGCGCGAGATCGAGAGGGACTCCGCCCGGTACACCGCTGCAGACGATCCGCGTCCCAGGGGTTTGGCCACCAGGTAGCGCTTGTCGATCACTCGCCCGAGCCACGGGTCGTTGGCCTCTTCCAGGGAGGGCCAACCGTCCTCGGGCGCCTTCAAGGCGCACTCCAGGCATTGCGGCTCATCGGCGAAAACCACCGACATGCAGCTCGGGCAGTGATGCTGGGGGCTTTGCTCCCGCAACTTCTGCCTTCGCGCTTCGCGTAATGCGCGGATGTGCTGGCCTGTCCCGGAGGACGAACCCAGGTTAGACATGATGCGCTCCCTGACGGCGTCGACATCGGTGACACGGGGCACAAACCACGAGTTTCCCCCTTTCATCTGTGCCAGGCGCCGGTATGCTAATGACTTCTATTTGAGATCGCCAAGCCCTATTTTGTCAAATCTTGTCAAAAGTTTGGCGTGTCCGGCGAAAAGTTTGGCGCGATTGGTCAAAAATAAAGCCACCTTCCTGCAACAGGAGGTGGCTTTATTCTCTTTCAGCCTCCCCCCCGTGGCTTGTTTTCAGCGTGTGGTGCCGTGGTTAACGCTCGCTGGGCAGACGCGCGTAACGCGCCTCGACCTCAAGGCCAGAGAGGATGTTGAACCACTGCTCGTCGTTCCAGTCGATGATCACCCCGGAGGTACCACCCGGGCAGGCGCTGAGCTGGTAGTTGGCCGGATCGACCACGCAGCCCCGCGGATACTCCGGCAGCCCGATGGTGCCTTCCAGGCAGTACTGGGTGGTCTCCAGGCGGGTCAGGTCGGCCTCGGCATCCGCCGGAAGCTTCATGCGCACCTGCACGCCCGTGTCGCAGTAATAACCCGAGGACTCCAGGCCGGCGTCCACCGGGTAGGGGCGGCAGGTGCCCGCCTCGCCAGTGTAGGGGTTGGAGGGGCAGGCCGCCTCAGGCCCGTCGCAGGCGTAGATGTCGTCGATGCAGCCGGAGGCTTTGGGTGAGAAGAGTTCAGCGATTTTATCAAGAGCCGGCGTGAAATCGCTGCAGATAAGCCCGGTCATCGGCTCATCTTCCGAAGGCGCTTTGGGGAAAGACCGTTCAAAAGCGCTGATGAACTCTGCATAGCGGTGGCCCGAATACGCTTCCCCGTTGACGCTGGCGCAGCTGATCGGGACGTGGTCACCGGCGTTGGCAGTCTCAGGCTGACAGTCCGGCTCGGGGCGATCTCTGGTAAAGCGGCTTTCGCGTCCATGAATCGAGGCCATAATGACCTCGGTATTGGGATCGACGCTGTTCACACCGCGGGAGGCGGCGATGTTGGCGAGCAGCTCGTCACGCAGGTTGCTAACCTTCAAAAGCGCGCCGGCTTCACCCAGGTTTTCCTGGTAGGTGCACTCGCTGACGCCACAGTAGGTCTGGTAGTCGAGCGTGCCATCGTGGCTGCAGTCGTTCTCGTCGGAGACGAAGATTACCCC
Coding sequences:
- a CDS encoding multiheme c-type cytochrome; translation: MSARRPGAKPLLIALAVIVFGVIAALNIEPVPAPGAPAVAPDRLENLSPAEALAAAEAFYESRPLYERPHPYTPVPEGLPDLRAETCGACHAEIYAEWQLSTHRRAWLDDAQFMEELAKSRGDHNEPGAERHDVSWMCVNCHTPLVNQLEKLVVGLEDGDIAKPIYVDNPVFDAELQLDAITCATCHVQDGVVLGPRGDSEAAPHPVARGDHLLDEENCVRCHQAEALFPEQNLGCFFTTGAEWSESEFAEQQQHCQDCHMPQTERKIAGNYDVPVRKTRHHWFGGSLIPKKPEYEAEIAPLREIFGSGASIYLEGPADDCAGDGCADARVVVLNDKAGHRFPTGDPERHVDVSARVITPDGRELAREALRIGAIFEWWPEIKLKSDNRILPGESLELGLSWEDEAPAGEGPVIVEIEAVKQRMYEEAFDFHELEGRYVRGRHFHRSRWEVAENGQVRLLSIEDDFGARQTLEPQDASTAPE
- the rapZ gene encoding RNase adapter RapZ, producing MSEELDERSEPGAGAPRVVIVTGLSGSGKSTAIRALEDLGYFCIDNLPVPLLPKVLELAQSGPSRQEWRRLAFVVDTRDHVHLDQANATLNQLRDEGIDVQVVFLEATDDVLVRRFSETRRRHPVSEARNVPEGIRLERESLDDIRARADVVVDTSTHTVHTLKALIQERFSDDAPPPFSISVLSFGFKYGLPIECDLVFDLRFLPNPYFVEELRPKTGLDADVQQYVLGLSEAVTFLGLFQQMAEFTLPLYEREGKSYLTIGIGCTGGQHRSVAIAETITQRLANRGWNVSTRHRDLERKSR
- a CDS encoding WD40 repeat domain-containing serine/threonine protein kinase — encoded protein: MSNLGSSSGTGQHIRALREARRQKLREQSPQHHCPSCMSVVFADEPQCLECALKAPEDGWPSLEEANDPWLGRVIDKRYLVAKPLGRGSSAAVYRAESLSISRHFAIKIISTDKGQADQIIERLNREVEALSRLRNPHIVSFYEILDLKGSYVAAIMDLISGMTLEDLVIRQGPLSVQRACALLRQIANGLYEAHQAGMIHRDLKPENMMVERLPAGDDFMHILDFGIVRLTDDSGVSMTHGFIGTPLYASPEQAMAKTVDRRSDIYSLGAILFFMLTGKPPFISNNVYSVLRMHVRQKPPRLSEAHPGRVFPEELERLVARMLAKEPSERPNDLSEVIAALDTFANSQLSSEATSSSQVGSGRMTPPSGVFGATKATVASSAEAAATSDASVAAPPAEAAEPHGFGREEHTSAATLQAFGKRQPAHTPVFSRIDTPQHHEGLKAIPAQVRYAPHESSSATAVPGALHTLRVSPAEVVASAHSGGSFVILEGAPHEAMLFDAGASSPRPLAVATASRVTALALGEDAIFAGHRDGSISRTSLDKAQTRTLFQDVRRASIASIAVSPGTKSVIAGSTSGRVYAHQPGRSSSSEWTRVRNGEAVRCVALGAGGDTAAISRRDNSVEILSLGSPRQPTAQFRTEAPVTAMALSPDNYLLAAALANHTLALFQIPTGRKLMTLPTRHLDVLALLFADGSTPTAICAVDRRVETLCFEQISAGAAAR
- a CDS encoding MJ1255/VC2487 family glycosyltransferase, with protein sequence MKILYGVVGEGMGHAMRSGVVLAWLLEQGHQVQVVASGRAHDYLKARVPEVDQIWGLTMAMENNEVRRLATAVDNLRGAMEGWPSNVRRYFEMAAKFEPDLVISDFESWSWLFAKVHRIPLICIDNIQLINRCWHEDHIIGEEMNAFLLAKSIVKAKCPRAAHYVITTFVEPKVRKKRTSLVPPILRPELLNARPSEGEHLLVYQTSPSFSDLPRMLAGLTRPVYIYGLRRDIKEDQRHGNLTFRPFSETQFVEDLASCAGVIGSAGFTLMGEALHLRKPYLATPVGGQFEQLLNARYLKDLGYGTYTQRMGPTDLVDFVDDLPRYREALQSYEPRDNRALFERLEELFDQAEAGLLRSRRVRWLGWEAPQ
- a CDS encoding Stp1/IreP family PP2C-type Ser/Thr phosphatase, yielding MKLRYAGNTHVGMKRGHNEDNLRLVPEENLYIVADGMGGHASGEVASQLAVDTIAEFFQETSKDEDLTWPYKMEKGRTYEENRLGASIKLANLRIFETAKNDPSKHHGMGTTVVALCICGETIYVGHVGDSRVYRLRGEELHQVTEDHSLLNDYIKMKDLTEEEIENFPHKNVIVRALGMKETVQVDVCHEEPQHKDLYLLCSDGLNGMINDKTIRQIMVDNRDNLEVCIDKLIEAANNNGGTDNTTCVMVEVLKE
- a CDS encoding class I SAM-dependent rRNA methyltransferase, which translates into the protein MRYYPRVDLTQPLENVLRAGHPWIFEDALRHPELEAGDAVDVYDMHGDWLGRGIIDPQSPIRVRLWTRNPQTELDNRLLDQRIRQAIKRRPFPTADTNGFRLLNGEGDRVPGLVCDIYGDVAVLRPDGLAAERWLKPARQTISKLLPIKHWAIKRSNLHRGKLPRAEWWECEAPAETTFVEGGLTYVVDPMEGQKTGFFLDQRANRRRLAELCVGRRLLNLFGYTGAFSLAAAARGAARTTTVDLAAPAIADARRNFERNHIPAPAHGFEACDAFEYLEQFDAERAPFEVAVCDPPSFAHRHSDVPRATEAYTRIFQKLIEVMPTGSTIALASCSSHIDRGRFLNIVSAASQRAGAELVLTGTFGADVDHPTLAAFPEGDYLQFSLGTLCRD